In Panicum virgatum strain AP13 chromosome 5K, P.virgatum_v5, whole genome shotgun sequence, the genomic window ACGACGCCGTGCACCGCGCGCAAAACCCGAGCAACACGAAAGCGACCCGACCTCGATCCTGCGGCGAGGGCGTCATCTGCTGACTGCTGAGCAGCCTGCAGGGCTCGGCTCGGTAGGTAGTCAGTACTCAGTAGCCGCGCAAGTAGGGGTCATCATGACGCGGAAGCAGCCAGCGGCTGGCGCGGGGGCGACGAGGGCGGCGCTGAGGCGGGGGGCGTGGAcgccggaggaggacgagctcCTGGCGCGGGCCGTGGCGCGGGAGGGGGAGGGCCAGTGGCGCACgctgccgcggcgcgcgggcctGCTGCGCTGCGGCAAGAGCTGCCGCCTCCGCTGGATGAACTACCTCAGGCCGGACATCAAGCGCGGGCCCAtcgccgccgacgaggaggaCCTCATCGTCCGCCTCCACCGCCTGCTCGGCAACCGGTGCGTGCGTGCGCCAACACTGTGCGCTGCGGTGTTAATTAGTGTAGCGATCAGGCGAGCTCCCGCCGCCATGCTTAATCACTCACTACATCGATGTGATCGTGCGCGCTCGCCGCCTGCAGGTGGTCGCTGATCGCCGGGCGGCTGCCGGGGCGCACGGACAACGAGATCAAGAACTACTGGAACTCCCACCTCAGCAAGAAGCTCATCAGGCGGGGCATCGACCCGCGGACGCACATGCCGCTGGCCGCAGCGGCTGCTACCTCCCACTACTCCAACAACCGcgacgcagcagcagcagctgctgctcccGACAAGaccccaccgccgctgccggtgCTGAAGCctacggtggcggcgccgccgccaccgctgacAGAGCAGCCGAGCTcgtcctccggcgccggcgttgGAGGCGGCGACTTCCCCGCCATGACGGGCCTCGGCGCCGATTTCTTCGAAGGATTGGGCGATCCGTTCTGCGCCCTGGACGCCGCAGGCCGTGGCGGCTTCGACATTGGCTGCCCCATGATCGACGACGGCACCTTCTCCTCGTTCCTGGACGCGTTGGTCAGCGAGAACCAATTGGCCGATTACTTCGGCGATCACATGCATGGACACTGATGGTGGCAAAGATCAGCCTGGAGCTTAGCTGATACACGGCTATGCAACAGTAACTTCATCTGCATTTTAGTCATGACTGTTCATTGCATTATTAGGCTAATCATGCATGAGCAGCTATGCATATATACAAGTACTGCTTCTCTTTGGTTGTGGTGGTGTACTGTGTTTATATGTGTGATACTGTGATGAAATCATGGGAAAACATGTGAGATAACAAGAACATATATGGATTCCAAAGAGCTACTGCATTGATACTGCAATATCTGGTTTAATGTCTGCAGTATGTGATGAAATCATGGAAAAACATGTGAGATAACAAGAGCATGTATGGATTATTGCAAAGAACTACTGAATTGGTGCTGTAAGGTCTGGTTTAATGTCTGCACCTACTGCTCATGTGTGTGCATTAGTATGTGTCTAGTGAGCAGTTTGAGCACCTGCAGGCAACAAACCTGCAGGTCTGCCCATCTATATGTGCACGCACAGGCACAGATGATTCGACAATGCTACCCGCTGCAATAAACAGTCGCGACTCGGTTTGTATGTTTTTGCCACATCCATGCTGATACTGGACTGTCTGTGTCTTTCAGAAGAAAAGATACTGGGATGTCTGAAATCACACGGTTGTCAACCGGAGCTGGGGAAATACCTGGCACTTTTTAGAGTCGccaatttcttttattttttatttttttggacgAAGGGAGTACAAGGACAGTTAGGAATGCATACAACCACTAAAACTCGGAACGTCCAAATAAATATACGGACACCAAGATTGAACCACTAAAACTTACCATTGGATGAGATAAATTTGATCTGCCATGGACCGTGGTTTCATCCATGTTATCCTGCATGCTGACAAGAGACGGGTAGGACAATAAGGAATAATATCGAAGAGAGAGTACAATGGGAACGTATCAGAGAGTGCTACATATAGGGAACAGTACGGCTGAGTGACATTCATGCAGGATCGGATGTCTGAAACTTGAGTAATCAGCATGTAAGCTAGAGCCACAGAGCAATCTACGAAACCAATGCGAAAGTATCCCAACAAGAAGAGACGGCGACCTGTGGATCGGACCGAGCGAGAGTTTCCAGGCTCCAGGTGCGCTGAGGCTGATGCCGTGCGGCCCTGCCGCCCTGCATTGCCCATTCCAGCCTCCATGGCCAAGACGAGGCTTCAGCTAGCTTCCGATCCCAACTCGTCGCCGCAGGGGCGGTGCCGCGGTGGAGAAGAAAGGCACCGGCGCAGCACGAGGAGCCGTGCGTGCGTGCTCGCTATATAGCGTGACGCGAGTCGTGCACCGTGGGAGGCGGGACTGTCAGGTTGGACCGGACGACCGAGGAAATGAACGCGGCgagcttctttcttctcctGTGGTGCCTGGTTTGCACAGAGAGAAAGAGGTCCACTGGTCCAGCGACAGTATTCCCAATCCCAGACGATTTCAAGTGTATTTTGCACCGCTCCGATTGACTGGCAGCTGTGAATTTTTGTTGGCAGTT contains:
- the LOC120710146 gene encoding myb-related protein Zm38-like yields the protein MTRKQPAAGAGATRAALRRGAWTPEEDELLARAVAREGEGQWRTLPRRAGLLRCGKSCRLRWMNYLRPDIKRGPIAADEEDLIVRLHRLLGNRWSLIAGRLPGRTDNEIKNYWNSHLSKKLIRRGIDPRTHMPLAAAAATSHYSNNRDAAAAAAAPDKTPPPLPVLKPTVAAPPPPLTEQPSSSSGAGVGGGDFPAMTGLGADFFEGLGDPFCALDAAGRGGFDIGCPMIDDGTFSSFLDALYVSSEQFEHLQATNLQKKRYWDV